From the Trifolium pratense cultivar HEN17-A07 linkage group LG4, ARS_RC_1.1, whole genome shotgun sequence genome, the window ACTTCGCCCGGTCTTAAATAACCGCCTAGATCAAGTCTACTGTACACCCAATAAGGAAAGTATATCTCACTTGTGTGACTTGCATCAGCACGAAGGTTTTTCCTCCCTCCAACCATTTCCAACAACATCATTCCGTAACTATAAACATCAGACTTGTGTGAAACTCGTCCAAAATTTTTATTCCACAGCTCAGGAGCTACATATCCCATTGTCCCTCTAGCACCTGACATCGAAATAATGCTCTCTTTCTTCGGGCAAAGTCTTGCCATCCCAAAATCTGATATCTTTGGACAAAAATTCTCATCCAAGAGAATATTATGTGGCTTGATATCaaaatgtaaaatttgaatGCTACATCCTCTATGCAGGTACTCCAGCCCTCGAGCTATCCCTTTAGAAATTTGATAAAGAATCTCCCAACTCAAAGATGGAACGGTTCCTGGTCCTTTATTGTAAATAAGTTTGTCAAGAGAACCATTAGACATTAATTCATAGATAAGAGCTTTTTTCCGGCCTTCGAAACAAAATCCAAGAAGGGTGACAACATTAACATGAGAGGTTTTAGTAATGCTAGAAACCTCATTCATAAAATCTTCCCCATTTCTTTTGGATGACTTTAATATCTTTACAGCCACAGGGCGATCATCGAGTAGCTTTCCTTTGTATACAGCACCATAACCACCTTGTCCTAATTCAACTTTGAAGTTGTTGGTCATTTTCTTGATATGTGAGAACTTGTATCTTCTAACAGGAAAGGGTTCATGAGTTTTTAAGAATTTTTCGATGTCTTGGTTATTTTTTGTTGACTTGTATTTGAAGCAAAAGATTGTGATACATACGGATAATGCTACAAATACTGCACCTGCACTTCCTGTTAGGAGGCTTAGTCAATGTATTTATGATTAAGCaaaaatttacatatttttCTTTGCATAGTTAATACTAATAGTtcacttataaaataaatagtccAAACTAATCAACACAGATAGGGAACTTAGATGTATCACctataatgatttttattttcccttGTCTGCTCAACTGCTTACCTGCAATAGCTGTAAAAACATCATAGACAAATCTGTTAGAGCATTGGTTactcttaaaaaatattaactttatcTTGAATATTTGACAGCTGACATAAACAATCAAAGATGCAAATATTGTTCGGCAAAAAATCTAATAAGACATCGGGAGAAGAAAGAATACCGGTTGATGGTGTTACTCCGTCTATTGGTGCCACAGATTTCTCCGGCGAGAGACAGATAGTTGCATTTTCTGATGTATTGTATCCACATCTCCCACCAGATTTAATGCAACCATCACATTCGTCTTCTCCCACACCACTCCAACCAACCTCGAATCCTTCATCTAAAACATCAACCACAATATCCGAATCGTTTGTGAATGAATTCTTCAAGCCAGGAACTGTGATACTATTTTTACACTCCATAGCAATGAAATCAGCCAATTTGGCACTTGACACTAGGTATGCATCACGAGGTTTACCCTCTATG encodes:
- the LOC123924581 gene encoding LEAF RUST 10 DISEASE-RESISTANCE LOCUS RECEPTOR-LIKE PROTEIN KINASE-like 2.5 isoform X1, translating into MECKNSITVPGLKNSFTNDSDIVVDVLDEGFEVGWSGVGEDECDGCIKSGGRCGYNTSENATICLSPEKSVAPIDGVTPSTAIAGKQLSRQGKIKIIIGSAGAVFVALSVCITIFCFKYKSTKNNQDIEKFLKTHEPFPVRRYKFSHIKKMTNNFKVELGQGGYGAVYKGKLLDDRPVAVKILKSSKRNGEDFMNEVSSITKTSHVNVVTLLGFCFEGRKKALIYELMSNGSLDKLIYNKGPGTVPSLSWEILYQISKGIARGLEYLHRGCSIQILHFDIKPHNILLDENFCPKISDFGMARLCPKKESIISMSGARGTMGYVAPELWNKNFGRVSHKSDVYSYGMMLLEMVGGRKNLRADASHTSEIYFPYWVYSRLDLGGYLRPGEVIASEEDEIAKRMTVVGLWCIQTFPNDRPTMSRVIEMLECNMNSLEIPPKPVLSSPTRSVPKSPAS
- the LOC123924581 gene encoding LEAF RUST 10 DISEASE-RESISTANCE LOCUS RECEPTOR-LIKE PROTEIN KINASE-like 2.1 isoform X2 produces the protein MECKNSITVPGLKNSFTNDSDIVVDVLDEGFEVGWSGVGEDECDGCIKSGGRCGYNTSENATICLSPEKSVAPIDGVTPSTAIAGKQLSRQGKIKIIIGAVFVALSVCITIFCFKYKSTKNNQDIEKFLKTHEPFPVRRYKFSHIKKMTNNFKVELGQGGYGAVYKGKLLDDRPVAVKILKSSKRNGEDFMNEVSSITKTSHVNVVTLLGFCFEGRKKALIYELMSNGSLDKLIYNKGPGTVPSLSWEILYQISKGIARGLEYLHRGCSIQILHFDIKPHNILLDENFCPKISDFGMARLCPKKESIISMSGARGTMGYVAPELWNKNFGRVSHKSDVYSYGMMLLEMVGGRKNLRADASHTSEIYFPYWVYSRLDLGGYLRPGEVIASEEDEIAKRMTVVGLWCIQTFPNDRPTMSRVIEMLECNMNSLEIPPKPVLSSPTRSVPKSPAS